From the genome of Ptychodera flava strain L36383 chromosome 20, AS_Pfla_20210202, whole genome shotgun sequence, one region includes:
- the LOC139119652 gene encoding melatonin receptor type 1A-like has protein sequence MNDTFHENDAAKGTLDLPRAWVTYLTAAVEILFAIIAILGNIVSIGAVALKKKLRTLANAFMVNLSLTDIVAAVMVSALSVDAYIRRAWKFGHTLCVLHNLLHPALMSISLLLSSCIAINRYIYIAHQNVYHRITNKITVSFALLFSWSFPLALYVMTVPKHSQYSPPTFRCRAYVSELEFAFTVYIPSLVTLTFYTLIFFAVRKSRQRVQVYPGQNGGPNAQEVRMLKVLLAVFFLVSLGYLPSAVLVNTYISLGKPPPAEIFVILYPCLHVAGVINPILYGACNRNFRIAYNELLTGKLFRRKVTSSGESDRSAAQNTSTTGLHGNRPATTTLSLAVSQAGPIQKTSSLTPTTLEDTTEAMPPPM, from the coding sequence ATGAACGACACTTTCCACGAAAACGATGCAGCGAAGGGTACGTTAGATCTGCCAAGGGCATGGGTAACGTATCTAACAGCTGCAGTAGAGATTCTTTTTGCGATCATCGCCATTTTAGGCAACATCGTCTCTATCGGGGCAGTTGCTTTGAAGAAGAAGTTGCGAACACTTGCAAATGCTTTCATGGTCAACTTGAGTTTGACAGACATCGTTGCTGCCGTCATGGTCTCGGCACTCTCAGTGGATGCATATATACGCCGTGCTTGGAAATTCGGACACACTTTGTGTGTCCTTCATAATCTCCTCCACCCAGCATTGATGAGCATATCTTTACTGCTCTCGTCATGTATTGCCATCAATAGATACATTTACATAGCTCACCAAAATGTATACCATcgaatcaccaacaaaataacagtatCATTTGCTCTCCTGTTTTCCTGGAGTTTTCCGTTAGCACTGTACGTCATGACTGTTCCGAAACACTCGCAGTATTCTCCACCAACATTCCGTTGTCGTGCATACGTCAGCGAACTCGAGTTTGCCTTTACAGTTTACATTCCCAGTTTGGTAACACTTACCTTCTACACCCTTATTTTCTTCGCTGTTCGCAAAAGCCGTCAACGCGTTCAGGTTTATCCTGGTCAAAACGGTGGGCCGAACGCACAGGAGGTGAGAATGCTGAAGGTCCTGCTAGCAGTATTCTTTTTGGTTTCCTTGGGATATCTGCCGTCTGCAGTCCTCGTGAACACATATATATCGTTGGGAAAACCACCACCAGCCGAAATATTCGTTATTCTCTACCCCTGCTTACACGTTGCCGGCGTTATTAACCCGATCCTGTACGGTGCCTGCAACAGGAATTTCCGAATCGCCTACAATGAGTTACTGACTGGAAAACTGTTTCGCCGAAAGGTAACGAGCTCCGGAGAGAGTGATCGGTCTGCCGCTCAAAACACCTCAACGACAGGACTACATGGTAATAGACCTGCAACCACGACACTCTCTCTAGCTGTCAGCCAAGCTGGTCCCATACAGAAAACCTCATCGCTGACTCCTACTACCCTTGAAGATACAACCGAGGCAATGCCACCTCCGATGTGA